The Halostagnicola larsenii XH-48 region CGACCACTGTCGGAATGTAGTCGATGCCGTATTCGTCGACGCCGGGACCCTGCTTATCTTCGTCGACGGCGATTTCGTCGATACGGTCGTCGGGGACGCCCGCGGCCTCGAGCGCCGCACCGAAATCAGGCAGGAGCGCTCGGCAGTCTTTACACCAGTCGCCGCCCCAGACTTTGTAGGTCAGTTCGTCGCGGTGGGATTCGAGCGTTTCGACGGTCCCCTCGTAGGACGCCGCGTCCCACGTCGGGTTCGGTTCCATGGTCTCGAGACTCATGCACACAGGTTGTGGATCAGGACGCTTAACCGCCGTGTTTCTGGCAGGCGTTTCCAGTTACTGGTCGACCCATTTGATCGAACAGCCCTGCGAGGGCTTCCACTCGAGGTCGACGGACTCGCCGGCCAGTACGGCGTCGATGGCCTCGCGGATGTGGAATCTGGTCGGTTCGTCCTCCGGGTTCAACGC contains the following coding sequences:
- a CDS encoding TlpA family protein disulfide reductase, translated to MSLETMEPNPTWDAASYEGTVETLESHRDELTYKVWGGDWCKDCRALLPDFGAALEAAGVPDDRIDEIAVDEDKQGPGVDEYGIDYIPTVVVLDDDGEEVTRFVESEDQPPAVWLADQLETTLEPAN